A window of Anaerosoma tenue contains these coding sequences:
- a CDS encoding ornithine aminomutase subunit alpha, with protein sequence MAREDTFAESRKHLEELSDQALEQRFWDLAQRCVDPLVELARTHTSPSIERSVLMRMGIDSLTCKAVVAECETRGLLGHGAGHVVLVAMREWGVGAPEAAARLARGEGWEIAQARWGGVR encoded by the coding sequence GCGGAGTCTCGGAAGCATCTGGAGGAGCTGTCCGACCAAGCGCTCGAGCAGCGCTTCTGGGATCTCGCACAGCGGTGTGTCGATCCGCTCGTGGAACTCGCCCGCACCCACACCTCCCCATCGATCGAGCGAAGCGTGCTCATGCGCATGGGCATCGATTCCCTTACCTGCAAGGCCGTGGTTGCCGAATGTGAGACGCGCGGGTTGCTCGGGCACGGGGCGGGACACGTTGTGCTCGTGGCCATGCGCGAATGGGGGGTGGGGGCGCCGGAAGCGGCGGCCCGGCTCGCCAGAGGAGAAGGATGGGAGATCGCTCAGGCGAGATGGGGTGGCGTGCGATGA